The genomic stretch CTCTCAGTTCCAGGCGTAGAGTTCTCTGTTCCTGATGCATCTGTGTCGCGTTCTCACGGTATTTGCGATAATCGTCCATCATGGTGCGTCTCTTGTCAACCAATTCCTGCACAAGTGTTGACAGTTATAACTGAAAAGCTATCCTTTTTGAGCTGCTGATAAAATCTAATCCAACAGCTATGGGATGCTACAAGGGCCATTACCTTGGATGCCTTGGACTGACTCAAACGATCCTTCTGCTCAAAGATCTTGGAATACTTCTTCAGATCCTTCTTGATAAGCTGTCGAAATAAATTTTTGAGTGTGTATTCATGCAAGGACAAAAGGAGCCATCATAGGCACAGATCCCCATGAAGTTTTAAGGCTGGTAAAAATTAGCCACGTTTAAATGGTCAGATAGCAGCACAGTTTCTCACCTTGATTTCCTCCTGACTGAGCAAAATGGCCGGACGTGGCCTCCACAGCAGCTGGCAGAACCGATCCTTGTTGTTCTTTTGGAGGAGGCGTCCTTGGAATGTCCAAAGCCAGAATGCATTGTCCACCTGATGAGGAACACAAACAAACCATTTCGACAAATCCTTTAATCTTTCAGCCGTACCATGCTTTCAAGGTTTGAGTTCATCGGTCTGTCTTGCCGCTGCGGGGGAAAAATGTGTCTACCTTGTGGCTCCACCAGGAGACGGAGGTGACCACAAATCGGCCTGTCGGGTCCCACTCAACATCTGAGGCCATGTAGTGCTCTGCAATGTTCATCAACGTACAGTCCGAGGTGTCAACAAAAGCCAGAGCACCGTTCATGCTGCGGAAGAGAAATGCAAGAATCAGCACATGCCATACTCAGTTAAACCGTTTTTTATGATTATATGAGATAAAAAGCTAACCGCACatatacaagcacacatacCTTCTCAATCCAGCCAACACCAGGAACTGTCCTTGCGGACTCCAGAAAATGCTGTTTGCTTGTTGTTTGTCGAACATTTCTGGAAGAAAACAGCACAGGTCTCATCAGCCTCAATACGGTTGAATATTTAATAGGAGAACATGGGCTATTACTACAATAGCTTACAATGCTTTTAGGTTGACCAATTACTGTATTTTAATGCTAGATTACAAATGAATTCTCCTAAAATCAAATCAGTAAACATTTCAACAAATTCTATACATGAAATTTCATCAAAGGCTTTAATCACGACATACTTATCAGTTCTATTTTGCCGTTGTTCTTCACGTGGTAGAAAGATGCATTGATTCGTGGAGATTCTCCATGCAGCACAGCAAACTTGCTTCCGTTCGGCTCCCAGGCGAAAGCGATGATGCCCTCTGTCATGGTTAAACGCTTCATTAAACATCTATGCACCTGAACCAGGCACACAGTGCAGAGCTGAACATCACCATCATCAGGCCAGTCCCCACACGTCACTTACCCTTCATCTCCACCACATCTACAGGCACCTGCTTCTCCCTCATCCGGAAGATCTCAAAGTTGGTAACAACACCCTAGAATGCAGACAACCAACCTGAATTAAGGGCACGTCAAAACAACGTATGGACCAGGGGCGTCCAATCCTATTCTTGAATTTCAACATAAAGTCTAGTACCCAGAAATGTGTATTGGTAAGCACCCCTCAATACCACTGTCAGAAAACATACCGTACTACAAAAATAACTTaagtttaaaaagaaatgtgagCGAGAGAACAGAGGTACACTGTACCTGTGTGCCCTTGGGAGTCCTATCCACCTTCACACACAGGTAATCTCCCTGCTTCTGCCAGTGCAGCTTGCAGTCCACCACATTGAACAGGTTGCGCACTCTGATCTCTTGCCTGGATGGAAGCTGCATGAGAGTCACCCTTGCTGGAATATCTTTATCCTCTGGGACCCAAAATGCAATGATGTTGTCGCCCGGAGACCAAGAGAAATCCCTGCAGATGACATTTTAGCTTGCTTAATATGCTTACATTGCTGAAGGGCTGCACCTACTATTAATTAAGGACACGCGATATGGAAATTCTGGAGCCGATATAGAACCAATTATTATGCATCTAGAGAGCTACAGTGTCTCTGTACGGCTTTGCTTCTGAGTTTCGattatataaatgataaaataattcattataaATAAGAGATGCAGATAAGTATGATTATGCTACTTTCTGCAAATGAAATTACTACTTCATCTATCAGCGGCTCAACAAATGCACTGTTAATCTGGCCATAATCTTAATATCCAGCTGATAgatatatttgttttaaacCATTTTTGTCTGACACGGATATGACCGCTATCTAATCCCTACAAGAAATGTGAAGGCTAAGGCTGCACTCACTTTATCCCACTGATTTTCAAACTCTTCTTGTCCAAGAGTCCCATAGACTGcaagaaaaaaagtaataatcaCATTTCACATCGCATAATTCCAGCAAATTACAAGGAATTTGCTTAAATTACATTGTTCACAGAAATTCTAAGCAATTTAAAGCAAATACAAAGTTTTTACAGGGGTCTTACTGGTGTTTCATAGATACTGAGTGTGTCCTGGGTCATTCTAGCAAAGAACTTTCCATCGTGACTCCATCTGAAATGGGAAAATTAGGAATTTAGGATTATTAAGGTTATTTGTCATTGAAACAAATGCTACTTATCAAACATGGGCATGTTGTAGGAAGTACATTTTTCATCAGAAAAGTCAAACCAAGTATTGGATGAAAACTTCATTCTCAAACTAATCTCCATCATGTATGAATATTTGGTGAATTACAGAATTTCACTGCCCATCTAACCCTATATGTACAATGAAATGAAACCAGGGAAACAGCCTTTAGCACAAAGCTAAACTCACTTGAAGATTGGCCAGTGGGCAGAGCTTTCACAGTGGAACCCTCTCTTCTTCTGTCCAGTCAGGACATCCCAGATTATAATGGCCTGAGGGTCATCCTTCGTGTCCATCAGAGGGCTGAAAGTGACCATGTACCTGAGAACCGAAAAAACACACGGTAACAAATCTAACAGCAGAATGCATTTCAATAACAGTTAGTGATGCTGATATGCATTTGTTTAATTTGgcatcaggaaaaaaaaaaaaaaagttttctggCTACCTTTCACAAGGTGAAAAGTCAATGAGCTGGACCCCCTGGTGACTGAAGCGCTGGATCTGTTTGAATTTCTCTCCACCCCAGAGCGCAATGCCCCTCTGGTGGAATGTGGCCAGGTAGGTGCCTTTCGGAGACCAGCGCACGTATGTCTCAGTCCACCGCTGCAGATGAGAGGATCAAAGGAATTACATTACTGAACGGGTGACACATAACATAGTACAGTATGATAATCAAAACACCAGTCCATCCTGTTCCCACATGTACACAATCTGCAAAGCACTTAAGATCACTCACAGCTCTCTCCTCAGCTGTAATTGGCTCCTTGGCATCATTGGCATAGATTCCTGTCCTTTCCCCGGATTCATAAATGACACTGTAGTGGTCGCGACAGTCTGGGTCCTCCAACCAGTGCCGCAGGTTTCCCTATTGCCAAAAGGGTGAATACTCATGAGAAGGGAACAGACTCAAAAACTAGACCCATATTAAAAGCATGAACCAACACAGGTAAAATGTCCTACCTTAAAGCATTACatatttttactcattttacAGACGAAACAAAGCTCTTGAAATATTTAGAACACACAGCCTACATATGCAACAAATGCATAACCTAACCAACACTGCCATCTAGCACGTTCACTGGATTAATGCATCCTACAAAAAAATTTATGAAAGTGGTCTGTAACCAAGAAGTAGATCCAATACAATTCCAAAACGTATTAAACCCATAAACATTTGCGACATGGACAGTTTAGCACTGATTAACATAACTCATATGGAGAGTCCTTTGTTATTGCCTTAGGGAAACACTCACAAAGTCCTTGAATGGCTGTTTCTCTGGTGTTTCCCACTCATCGCTgatagtcatgtacctttaaaaataacCAAAAGATATTCATACTTTTCATGCATAATCCCCTGTTTAGACCAACAGCACACaagtataattttaaaaatgtgtatgaaaaataatgacaaCTACATATTAGGTTTGGGGTTTAACTTAGTAAATATGAATCAAGCAAATAAAAGCTATAGTACAAAGGGGAGAGACCCTAATCTCCTCGCAgggtctgcaggcatttgcttcaaccgtacgttacaccacctgatttcacgaaTTAGCTTATCTGAACTGAGCAGGTGAAATAATGAGTCAAATCAGGTGGCGTAGCGCACAGCATGtgttgaaatattaaaatacagtgccatgaaaaggCATTTCACCCCTTGCTGATTTTTGTGTATCTTTCATatagaatggtttcagatctttagacaaaatgtaatattagaaaagGGAACCTTGAGTAAAcaccaaaaaaattattttctattatttttaatgaagttaccatataaaaaaataagtgctcCCTTAATCTTAAAAAACGGATTGCaacacctttagcagcaatgacTGCAATTGAACACTCCCTATAATTTCATATTCGtttttcacattgctgtggaaGTATTTCAGCCCACTTTTCTTCGCAGAACAGCTTTCATAAAAGATCATAGATCAAAGAAATCTTcaggagagatgggggggggatatcagtctggaaagggttacaaaaccatttctaaagcacTGGGACTCAAACCACAGCAAATGCGGTTATCTCCAAATAACACTTGCAACAGTGGTGAAtattcccaggagtggctggcctgcCAAAATTCCACCAAGGGCACAGTCATAActaatccaggaagtcacacttgatcccagaagaacagcCAAAGACATGCAGCCATCTAGCCCCAGCTATATCAGTGTTCCCAGCTctacaataagaaagagactagGCAAAGAGGGGATTCATGAGAGagtagcaaggtggaaaccaAGAGGAACATCAATGCTCACCTCACAATTGCAAAAAAGCATGTGGGTGATCCCCAAACCTTATGGTCCCATTACCGTTTACTGATTTTCCCTTAGtccaaaataaactttttctAAAGAGCTGAAACCATTCcgtgtggaaaaaaacaaacagcaataatagaggaaatcgtGGCACTGCAGAGAacgtatatgaaatatattgacTGGGCAAAGAGGGAATGTTCACTATATATCAAGATAACTTACTTGTCAAAGTCAGTGAAGACATTCACGCGAAATGTGTGTTGCTTGTCCAGCTTATAACCATCAGCATTTTTCACAGCTTCAGTGGCATGAATGGGTGATGCATACTCGAGAAAAATATATCTAAAATTAGAACAAAAAAGTTGTGAATAATTTATACATTATACTCAAAAACTGTATAAAAGCAAGACTACTATACCGCGCAATAATACGAACCCTTTTGTCTTGCCTTCAGCTTCAGGGTAGAACTCATTGGTAATTTTACcaaattttgaaaaaatctTATGGATaacatttttcagtttctcCAGACGTTCTGGTCCGACCTGGGGGACATTATCTACCACCACCACAGAGTCAATGCCATCAGTTTCCTGTGGCTTCTCCCTCAGGATATCGCCAAAAAGCTCTACAAAACAGATAAAACAGAAGCTGAAACAATGATAAACTTAAAGCACGCCTTGATAACACGGCAAGGGCAGGCCCATCTGTGACAGCTTTCAGCTAACGTTAACTGTAACAGGAAAAgcttacattttcaacaatgtccttaatgtatgcattttttaaattatgtagaTTTAAGCTGTTGTTTCGATAGCCAATTAGTCGACAATAGCTAGATATATGTACTCCACTACTGTGTGGCCCAACATTACTGCAACTAGCAGCTTCCCAGCTTGGAACAATTAGCTAGCCAAGTGATCTACTATCAACTGCTAGCTAACATCAGGACACTGAATGGACGGTCCGCTAATTTacatttgctagctagctagctatacgTTACTTAACCATCATACAGTTACTTAATGTTACTGCATCGAAATATGTCCCGGTTTTAGGAAGTTTCCCCAGTTGAATAATTAGTGTGTTTGCAGCTGAATTTGGCTGGCACCGTTAGTTACGCAACATAACGTGAACCATATACCGTTCCAACACAAGTTCAGCTAACTGCAGCTGATGCAAACCAATTTTGCAACGACAGCTACGTTGTTCATGCGTTtgtgtaacgttagctacctaCTGTATCGACGTGAAATCGACAAGCTAGCCAAGCCAACGTAGCTAAATCAACTCCAGCCAGTGGGCCTGAATTAGCTAGCTAGGCCATAGACTACGGCATAGCATGGAAGTGTAGACATTCTACGTTCTAATGCAAGTTGGTTAAAAGTTGATAAAAATCCTggcctagctagctaaatgataACTACACGTGCAATAAAAACTGCTACACTCCCGCAACACCCTCTTGCTACAAAATGCAAACTACCGGTAGCTAAGTTAGCTTGTCGCCCGTGCAGTGGGACAGGCCGGCCTGTCTGGTGCTTTCTTTAGTTTGCTTAGCTACCCTCGTCATCGATGTCATCTTCGAAATCCTCCGTATCACTGAAAGAAGGCTCTTCGTCCTCTTCAAATTCGGCTTCAGCCGCTATATCCTCAGTATCCTGCATTTATGTGATGATTTTACTGCTTTTTGATGGTGAAATTGAATAGGACGCTTCTCACGTTAAGCCGGAAATTTTACTCAGCAAACCATGTGGTATTCACCCACCGGCGCCAACCATTCAATGACGATGAAAAGAGCGATACCTCTTTGAACGGGTGGATTCTAGTACACATTGCAACCGATTTGTGCACTGGTATGTTGAATGGAAGAGATCACGACAAGGAAGCAATTTCGAGTctatatataataaaacaagGAAAGGCATGGGTAGTAATACACAAATATGAAATCCTTTACGTTTGTATTTGACTACACCCTGTAGTGCAGGTGTCCCTGTCAGGGCGTTGGTTTGGTCCAAAAATGGACGTATGCGTTAGCAGTCTGTAGTTGTTTGCCCTGTAGCAGCAGAAAGTGCGAAAACATTTCGAGAAGcggtaataaaataaaatgttatttaaccAATATGTGCTTACGTTTGTCTATTGTTACTCTGCTGTGAATATTTTGCAGTCAATTGTTCATTATGAGTTTTTACTGTTAAGCTTCCACAGCTAGCTAACGAATGAGCGCGTTTTAACTTGGCCAtaagttacatttacattacatttacaagtTGGCATTTAAGTGGACATACAT from Conger conger chromosome 2, fConCon1.1, whole genome shotgun sequence encodes the following:
- the LOC133122064 gene encoding eukaryotic translation initiation factor 3 subunit B-like — its product is MQDTEDIAAEAEFEEDEEPSFSDTEDFEDDIDDEELFGDILREKPQETDGIDSVVVVDNVPQVGPERLEKLKNVIHKIFSKFGKITNEFYPEAEGKTKGYIFLEYASPIHATEAVKNADGYKLDKQHTFRVNVFTDFDKYMTISDEWETPEKQPFKDFGNLRHWLEDPDCRDHYSVIYESGERTGIYANDAKEPITAEERARWTETYVRWSPKGTYLATFHQRGIALWGGEKFKQIQRFSHQGVQLIDFSPCERYMVTFSPLMDTKDDPQAIIIWDVLTGQKKRGFHCESSAHWPIFKWSHDGKFFARMTQDTLSIYETPSMGLLDKKSLKISGIKDFSWSPGDNIIAFWVPEDKDIPARVTLMQLPSRQEIRVRNLFNVVDCKLHWQKQGDYLCVKVDRTPKGTQGVVTNFEIFRMREKQVPVDVVEMKEGIIAFAWEPNGSKFAVLHGESPRINASFYHVKNNGKIELIKMFDKQQANSIFWSPQGQFLVLAGLRSMNGALAFVDTSDCTLMNIAEHYMASDVEWDPTGRFVVTSVSWWSHKVDNAFWLWTFQGRLLQKNNKDRFCQLLWRPRPAILLSQEEIKLIKKDLKKYSKIFEQKDRLSQSKASKELVDKRRTMMDDYRKYRENATQMHQEQRTLRLELRGGVDTDELDSNVEDWEEETIEFFINEEIIPLGDPE